TCTTTCTGGTTGTTTAATACACACATCTACCGAAAGAACAACTTTAGGAATAGAATCATCAGGAAGTAAAATAACTCCTTCGGTATCAGTATTATAAGGATCTCCTTCTACCGAAACACTTTGAGCCACAACAAAAGGTTCATCTTTAATACCCATAAAATCCCCTCCCAACTCATTAAATTATCCTTCACCCTATCTTATGAACAATCTAATGTAGTTGCTTGGACTCTTATCTATGGGCTGAAATGTAAAAAACCAACTGTTATATTTTAATTGATAATTGGGATAATATAAAAGCAAGCTGTCTGTACTAGTCCTTATTAAGAGTATTCTTAGTAGGGACTTTCTTTTTATCACCCTGCTTCCCTCCCCTAGCACAATGGATGATATTTTCCCAACAAAAAAAGCGCAATCAGCGCCCTTCCTATTAACAATAAAATCTAATGTTCAAACTGTATTCTATAATGTAAATACTGTTGCTTTCAGACTTCGAGATGCGACAAAAATAAAAGATGTAGCTGATAGCCTTGTACACACTAGATCATACGTATTGATTCCAGCACTTGGGTTATTATCTAAGACTGGAAAGTTTGGAAAGTTTGTATGTCTTCCAGCATCTGGAAATGATCCTGTTGGAACATAATCCATTTCATCATTGATCGTTGCAATAGTAGTTCCATTGCGCATGATTTCATATGTTACTTTAAAAGTTTCGGATGATTGAGTAGCACCTACAGCAATTTGAGCCATTGAATCAATTGATACTTGTGTTTTCTGGGGATTTTTAACACATACATCGACGGTAGCTACGGTTTTAGGATCGAGAGTATTACTTAAATCAATTATATTTGGATCATCTGGATCATATGGATCAACTACTGAAAAACTTTGAGCTACAACAAAAGGTTCTTGTTTTAGTCCCATAAAATCTACCTCCCAACTTCTTAAATTGTCCGTTCACCATATCTTATGAACCATCTAATGAAGTTGCTTGGACTGATATCCCTAGACATTTACACAAAAAACCAAGAAACTTTAAAAGCTCCTTGGTCTTAAGTTTCTTTGACTGCATCCAGAAGTCTAAAAGCGTGTTCACATTATAGATCACAGTTTAAAAATAAAATTTTATTATCCATATACTTTATGCTGCTCAAACCTTGTTTGATTGTGCAAATGCGGATAAGCGAAAAAATAGGCGTAAAAACTAGTCGTTCTCTTTTTTATCATCCTGCTTCCCTCCCCCTGTTTCCCAAACAAAAAAAGAACGTATTTCTAGCCCTTCTGCTAACCGTTTAATCATAAAATTTTATTTTTAAACTTAAGTCTATATTGGTATAACTGAGGCTTTTAGACTGCGTGATCCTATGAATACATTTGGAAATGGTAGTGGTGATTGATTTGTACATCTAAGAACATATTTATTCAATCCAGAAACCGGATTTTCATCCACTACTGGAATGCTTGGAAAATTTGTATGTCTTCCATCAGCAGGTACTGCTTCATAGTCCATCTCATCATTTATAGTTGCTATACAATCACCATTTCGAAGAATATCATATTTAACTGAAAATGTTGTATTCCCAAAATTAGACATCCCTACAGCAACTTGAATCATTGAATCAATACACACTTGTGATCCATGTACACATACATCGACGGAAAGGACATCAATAGGTGTGCCATCTGAAGGAAGAGAAACTACACCTTCAGTTTGCATAGTATATGGACTTCCCTCAACTGAAACCGTATCAGCTACAACAAAAGGTCCTTTGTTTAAACCCATAAAATAACCTCCCAACTTCTTTAATTATTCGTTCATCCTATCTTATGAACAATTTAATGAATTTGCTTGGACTCTTATCTATGGGCTGGAATGTAAAAAGAGCGCTTATGTGCGCCCTTCCTTTGTATCTCACAATATAATAATATCATTTCAGAATCCAAATCGTTGGCATTCCTTTGGCATTTTATTGTTAATCTTTTGGCATTTCATTGGCATTTTTCAATTCTTACCTCTACCTTTAGAATGAATGCTAGTTTATAGAATGCTCTTTCCCTTATTGCTTTATATTTCTTTGGACTGATTTCCATTTCTCCATAGTACACATGGTGATCATATATATACTGATCTTTTAAATAACGTTCTATGATGAGCTGCCTTTCTTTTGCACTTAATCTATTAACTGCCCTTTCAACCCATGCTACATACCTTCTACGTCTTTCTGGTTCGTCTACATTCTCTATAGCAATATCTGCTGTTGAGTCGCTTTTTTTATTTGTTGATTGGTGTTCTTTGAATATATATGCAGGTGTAAGGTTCGCTTCTTTTTCTTGATACTCTATTGTTTTGTACAAAAGGCAATTTGATAGAACTTCCTCTACTGCTTCCCTTGTCAATTCTGCATCTATCTCTGGTAATTCAAAGTTTAATTGTTGTTGTTCAGCCATATCCCACCCTCCTAGAACAAATGCTTTTCCACTTTCAGTTATCATACCCTCTCATAATACGACACGCTTTATATGTTGCCCCATCTGCAAAAGCATCAATAGCCCTATAGTGTCTATCTAATAACTCCTCATGCTTCTTTAACATACGATATAACCCATGAATACCAAGGCTATTAGCTTCTTGTTTTAATTTTTCTATTTCTTGATTTGTATCACCCAACCTCTTTCACTCCTTCCAACTCTTCTATGAAATTCATGCTATTAATTTCCAAACCTGATCCACAATCTTTAAATAATCAACGGGCACTTTCCCTTGATCGATTGGGTACGCATTTACGTCTAGTGTTTCAAGGGTTATACTTTGTGTTCCTCGCTTTCCTTTCTGCCTAACCTCCCAATAGTGTTTGAGAGTGATAAAAGGCATGAGGTATATCGTTCTGTGTTTATCAAAGGAAATTAGGATAAAACTAATCGCTCCATGTCTATGACATTTCTCTAAATACTCAAATGGTGATCCTCAATGTTAGAGAGTGGGAATCTATTAAGTTGCTTTGTTGACTTCGCTTCAAACACAATTGAAAGTCCTTGATATGTTCCGTCATAGTCCACTGTTGATGGCTTTTCAAGAAACCCTGATATCCTGCTACCACTCATTCCAAGTATTTTTACAGGTGTTGGACGTTTATTGATTACAGCTTGTCCCTTACGTTCATACATGGCATTGGTGTAATCTATCATTTGTTCAAACCCCATTCCTCGGTTAGCGTAGGTCATTCCACGTCACCTTTCTTCACATCAACTAATCCAGTATCTATAATTGCATCCCTATGCTTATCTAGAGCGTAGATATATAAATCTCCACATCGTTGAATTGCTTTGTACATTCCATGTTTTTTACTGACCTCGATTACATCCCCAATATTCAGCATTTGCCTGTAGTCTTTTGGATTTTCTGTGAGTAACCTTAGTTCTTCATTCGTTGTTTTAACAATCAGCTCTCTAAGACCTGATTTAGTAACTTTTCCTTGACC
The window above is part of the Chengkuizengella sediminis genome. Proteins encoded here:
- a CDS encoding ArpU family phage packaging/lysis transcriptional regulator — protein: MAEQQQLNFELPEIDAELTREAVEEVLSNCLLYKTIEYQEKEANLTPAYIFKEHQSTNKKSDSTADIAIENVDEPERRRRYVAWVERAVNRLSAKERQLIIERYLKDQYIYDHHVYYGEMEISPKKYKAIRERAFYKLAFILKVEVRIEKCQ